The DNA sequence TCCGTGACGGCGGGCCGGGACGGGGACTCGGGTACTGCGGACATGAGGCTCACCTGGCCGCGTATCGGGATGTATGGGGAGAAACGGCCCCCGGAGTGATCGTTTCGGATGATCCCGGGGTTTTCGCCACTGAAGGGTGCTACTCGATCGTATGTACCTGATACGGAGCGGACCCACCACCCTTCGTGCGGCCGTTCGGCCCATACCCTGACGGCGGCCGCCAGTAGGGGAGGTCGCGTCCGGCGCGCGGGTGGGCCACACTCGGCGTCTGCCCACGGGTGCTGGTTCCCCCTGACTGTCGAAGCGCTTCGACAGCCTCTGGACACCCGCCAGGCTCCGGGGATACTGTCGGATCATCCTCGCCCGTCCTGATATAATGGGCATCTTGTCGAAGCGCTTCACACAGCTGGGAGAGCCGGATGGTCACCCTCGCCGAGGTCGCCCAGCACGCCGGAGTCTCGGCGAGCACTGTGAGCTATGTCCTCAGCGGCAAGCGGTCCATCTCCGTGAACACCCGCCAGCGGGTCGAGCGGAGCATCCGCGAGCTCGGCTACCACCCGAACGCCGGGGCCCGCGCCCTGGCCAGCAGCAGGTCCAACATCATCGCGCTGATGGTCCCGCTGCGCCGGGACATCTACGTGCCGGTGATGATGGAGATCGCCATCGCGGTCGCCACCACGGCCCGCACCCACGGGTACGACGTGCTGCTGCTCACCGGCGAGGAGGGCCCCGACGCGGTGCGCCGCGTCGCCGGCAGCGGACTCGCCGACGGCATGATCCTGATGGACGTCGAACTCGACGACGAGCGGCTGCCGCTGCTGCGGGAGACCGATCAGCCGGCGGTGCTGATCGGACTGCCCGCCGACACCTCCGGCCTGACCTGCGTCGACCTCGACTTCAAGGCCACCGGCGCGCTGTGCGTCGACCATCTCGCGCAGCGGGGCCACCACGACATCGCCGTCATCGGCGAGGCGCCGGCCGTCTACGAGCGGCACACCGGCTTCGCCGAACGCACCCTCGACGGAGTGCGCGCCCGTGCCCGGGAGCTGGGGATGCGGCTGCTGCACCGGCCGTGCGAGGGCGGGTACGACGCGATGGCGGTGACCCTCGCCCGGATCCTCGACGAACGCCCCGGCACCACGGGCTTCGTCGTGCAGAACGAGTCGGCGCTCGAACCGCTGCTCGCCCTGCTGCGGCAGCGGGGACGGGCCGTTCCCGAGGACGTCTCGGTGGTCGCGATCTGCCCGGAGCAGGTCGCCGTGCAGGCCTCGGTGCGGCTGACCTCGGTCTCCATCCCCGCGCAGGAAATGGGCCGGCGGGCCGTGGAACAGCTGGTCGCCAAGCTCGACGGGCGGGGCGGCGACGAGGTCGTCCTGCTCGCTCCCGAGCTGACGGTCCGCGCCAGTTCGGGCCCGGCACCGGCCGCGCCCTGACCGCTGCCTCCCCCAGGTGACGGACCGCCCGCACCGGCCCCCGGGAAGCGGGAGCGGCGCGGGCGGCACGACGGCGCCCTCGCCTAGCCGCCCGAGACGGTCAGGTTGTTAGTGCGGAAGTCCAGGCCGCCGGACGACGAGGTGATCTCGTAGCCGAACTGCACGTCACCGATGGTCTCGTTGCCCATCCAGCGCTTGGTGTCCTTGATCCACTTCAGGACCGGGAGGATGTCGACGGTGCCGGAGTTCGAGTCCGAGGTGCGCAGGAACGAGAAGACCTCGTTGGCGCCGTTGTTGCCCTTGTAGACGTTCCAGGTGTGGCCGCCGAGGCTCACCGTGCCCTGGGCGGTGCCGAGCGGGCCCAC is a window from the Streptomyces capillispiralis genome containing:
- a CDS encoding LacI family DNA-binding transcriptional regulator, with the translated sequence MVTLAEVAQHAGVSASTVSYVLSGKRSISVNTRQRVERSIRELGYHPNAGARALASSRSNIIALMVPLRRDIYVPVMMEIAIAVATTARTHGYDVLLLTGEEGPDAVRRVAGSGLADGMILMDVELDDERLPLLRETDQPAVLIGLPADTSGLTCVDLDFKATGALCVDHLAQRGHHDIAVIGEAPAVYERHTGFAERTLDGVRARARELGMRLLHRPCEGGYDAMAVTLARILDERPGTTGFVVQNESALEPLLALLRQRGRAVPEDVSVVAICPEQVAVQASVRLTSVSIPAQEMGRRAVEQLVAKLDGRGGDEVVLLAPELTVRASSGPAPAAP